Proteins encoded together in one Pseudomonas arsenicoxydans window:
- a CDS encoding NCS1 family nucleobase:cation symporter-1, with protein sequence MQQIRSQVTERDGLFELEAGSDVLDSPRYNHDMAPTKVRERTWNKWHITALWVGMAICVPTYTLGGVLTAYFGLSVGEAVVAILFANIIVLIPLTLNAFPGTKYGIPFPVLLRSSFGILGSNIPCLIRALVACGWFGIQTMFGGLAIHLFLGSVFEGWKSLGGTGEVIGFMIFWALNLWVVIRGAESIKWLETLSAPLLVLVGVGLLVWAMPNVSMTELLAIPPKRPEGASVVSYFAAGLTAMVGFWATLSLNIPDFSRYAKSQKDQIVGQIIGLPLTMFLFASLGVVMTAASVKLVGVTVSDPVTLIGHIQSPVWVALAMALIIIATLSTNTAANIVSPTNDFQNIAPKVINRTKAVLLTGLVGLLLMAHELLKKLGLIVSDLSLETVYSNWLLGYSSLLGPIAGIMVVDYFLIKKQQLDLAGLYRDDVYPAWNWFGFAAFGVPVALTLLSLGSDAFSWFYSYGWFTGSALGGLIYYGLCSMRPSPSVAKSAV encoded by the coding sequence ATGCAACAGATCAGATCGCAAGTGACCGAGCGCGACGGCTTGTTCGAGCTCGAAGCCGGCAGCGATGTCCTCGACAGTCCCCGTTACAACCACGACATGGCACCGACCAAGGTGCGCGAACGAACCTGGAACAAATGGCACATCACCGCGCTGTGGGTCGGCATGGCGATCTGCGTGCCGACTTACACCCTCGGTGGCGTGCTCACCGCGTATTTCGGCCTGAGCGTCGGCGAAGCCGTGGTGGCGATTCTGTTTGCCAACATCATCGTGTTGATTCCCCTGACCTTGAACGCCTTTCCCGGCACCAAGTACGGCATCCCGTTTCCGGTGTTGCTGCGTTCGTCTTTCGGCATTCTGGGGTCCAACATTCCGTGCCTGATCCGCGCGCTGGTGGCGTGTGGCTGGTTCGGCATCCAGACGATGTTCGGCGGCCTGGCGATCCACCTGTTCCTCGGCTCGGTGTTCGAGGGCTGGAAATCCCTGGGCGGCACCGGTGAAGTCATCGGCTTCATGATCTTCTGGGCGCTGAACCTTTGGGTGGTGATTCGTGGCGCCGAGTCGATCAAGTGGCTTGAAACCCTGTCGGCCCCCTTATTGGTGCTGGTCGGTGTGGGGCTGCTGGTCTGGGCCATGCCAAACGTGTCGATGACCGAATTGCTGGCCATCCCGCCTAAACGTCCGGAAGGCGCCAGCGTGGTCAGCTACTTCGCCGCCGGGCTGACTGCGATGGTTGGATTCTGGGCCACCTTGTCCCTGAACATTCCGGACTTCAGCCGTTACGCGAAAAGCCAGAAGGACCAGATTGTCGGCCAGATCATCGGTCTGCCGCTGACCATGTTCCTGTTCGCCTCGCTGGGCGTGGTGATGACCGCCGCCTCGGTGAAACTGGTGGGCGTGACCGTTTCCGACCCGGTGACGCTGATCGGCCATATCCAGAGCCCGGTCTGGGTCGCGCTGGCCATGGCATTGATCATCATCGCCACGCTGTCGACCAACACCGCCGCCAATATCGTGTCTCCGACCAACGACTTCCAGAACATCGCGCCCAAGGTGATCAACCGCACAAAAGCGGTATTGCTGACAGGCTTGGTGGGGCTGTTGCTGATGGCCCATGAGCTGCTGAAAAAGCTTGGGTTGATCGTTTCTGACCTGAGCCTGGAAACGGTGTATTCGAACTGGCTGCTGGGATATTCAAGCCTGCTGGGGCCCATTGCCGGGATCATGGTGGTGGACTATTTCCTGATCAAGAAACAGCAACTGGACCTGGCCGGGTTGTATCGCGATGACGTGTACCCGGCCTGGAACTGGTTCGGGTTTGCCGCGTTTGGTGTGCCGGTGGCGTTGACGCTGCTGTCGCTGGGCAGCGATGCATTCAGCTGGTTTTACAGCTACGGCTGGTTCACCGGTTCGGCGCTGGGCGGGCTGATTTATTACGGCCTGTGCTCGATGCGCCCCAGCCCATCTGTAGCGAAATCTGCGGTGTAG
- the hydA gene encoding dihydropyrimidinase, whose amino-acid sequence MSLLIRGATVITHDESYRADVYCADGVIKAIGENLDVPAGAEVLDGSGQYLMPGGIDPHTHMQLPFMGTVASEDFFSGTAAGLAGGTTSIIDFVIPNPQQSLMEAFHQWRGWAEKSASDYGFHVAITWWSEQVREEMAELVSQHGVNSFKHFMAYKNAIMAADDTLVASFERCLELGAVPTVHAENGELVYHLQRKLMAQGITGPEAHPLSRPSQVEGEAASRAIRIAETLGTPLYLVHVSTKEALDEITYARSKGQQVYGEVLAGHLLLDDSVYQHPDWQTAAGYVMSPPFRPRGHQEALWHGLQSGNLHTTATDHCCFCAEQKAAGRDDFSKIPNGTAGIEDRMAVLWDEGVNTGRLSMQHFVALTSTNTAKIFNLYPRKGAIRVGADADLVLWDPEGTRTISAKTHHQQVDFNIFEGKTVRGVPSHTVSQGRVVWADGDLRAERGAGRYVERPAYPAVFDLLSKRAELNKPTAVKR is encoded by the coding sequence ATGTCTCTGTTGATCCGTGGCGCCACCGTTATTACCCATGATGAAAGTTATCGCGCCGACGTCTATTGCGCTGACGGCGTGATCAAAGCCATCGGCGAGAATCTTGATGTTCCGGCGGGTGCCGAAGTGCTCGACGGCAGCGGCCAATACCTGATGCCCGGCGGCATCGATCCGCACACGCACATGCAATTGCCCTTCATGGGCACGGTGGCCAGCGAAGACTTCTTCAGCGGCACGGCGGCGGGACTGGCCGGCGGTACCACCTCAATCATCGACTTCGTGATTCCCAACCCGCAGCAATCCTTGATGGAAGCCTTCCACCAGTGGCGCGGCTGGGCCGAGAAGTCGGCGTCGGATTATGGTTTCCACGTCGCGATCACCTGGTGGAGCGAACAGGTCCGCGAGGAAATGGCCGAGCTGGTCAGCCAGCACGGCGTCAACAGCTTCAAGCATTTCATGGCCTACAAGAACGCGATCATGGCGGCCGATGACACCCTGGTGGCGAGCTTCGAGCGCTGCCTGGAACTGGGCGCCGTACCCACCGTGCATGCGGAAAACGGCGAGCTGGTGTATCACCTGCAACGCAAGTTGATGGCCCAAGGCATCACCGGGCCTGAAGCGCATCCACTGTCGCGACCGTCGCAGGTGGAAGGCGAAGCCGCGAGCCGGGCTATCCGCATCGCCGAAACCTTGGGCACGCCGTTGTACCTGGTGCATGTCTCGACCAAGGAAGCCCTCGACGAAATCACCTACGCCCGCAGCAAGGGCCAACAAGTCTATGGAGAAGTCCTGGCCGGGCATCTGCTGCTGGACGACAGCGTCTATCAACACCCGGACTGGCAGACCGCCGCCGGTTACGTAATGAGCCCGCCCTTCCGTCCTCGCGGCCACCAGGAAGCGCTTTGGCATGGGTTGCAATCAGGCAACCTGCACACCACCGCCACCGACCATTGCTGTTTCTGCGCCGAGCAAAAAGCCGCCGGTCGTGATGACTTCAGCAAAATCCCCAATGGCACCGCCGGTATCGAAGACCGCATGGCCGTGCTGTGGGATGAAGGGGTGAACACCGGACGCTTGTCGATGCAACATTTCGTTGCGCTGACTTCCACCAACACCGCGAAGATCTTCAACCTCTACCCGCGCAAAGGCGCGATTCGCGTCGGCGCCGATGCGGATCTGGTGCTGTGGGACCCGGAGGGTACGCGAACCATCTCGGCCAAGACGCACCACCAACAGGTCGACTTCAACATCTTTGAAGGCAAGACCGTGCGCGGCGTGCCGAGCCATACCGTGAGCCAGGGCCGAGTGGTGTGGGCCGACGGTGATCTGCGCGCCGAGCGCGGGGCCGGGCGGTATGTCGAACGGCCGGCGTATCCGGCGGTGTTTGACTTGCTGAGTAAGCGGGCTGAGTTGAATAAGCCGACGGCTGTGAAACGCTGA
- a CDS encoding NAD(P)-dependent oxidoreductase, with product MIKTLNHLPHPHEDAAALAGHFTDLAPPLNARQAHLEASRCLYCYDAPCVNACPSEIDIPSFIRNIHQENVQGAAHKILSANILGGSCARVCPTEILCQQACVRNNEQECAPVLIGLLQRYAVDNAHFTEHPFQRAAATGKRIAVVGAGPAGLSCAHRSAMHGHDVVIFEAREKAGGLNEYGIAKYKLVDDYAQKELEFLMQIGGIEIRHGQKLGENLTLSELHQQYDAVFLGLGLAASKQLGMPHEDAPGLLAATDYIRELRQSDDLTQLPLADRCIVLGAGNTAVDMAVQMARLGARDVNLVYRRGVEEMGATGHEQDIAKANQVRLLTWAQPEEVLLDAQGNVRGMRFARTHSIEGRLQTTGETFELAADAIFKAIGQAFDASALVDPLARELKRQGERIQVDENLRTSIPGVYAGGDCTSLDQDLTVQAVQHGKRAAEAINAQLMLNVEAA from the coding sequence GTGATCAAGACCCTGAATCACCTCCCGCATCCCCATGAGGATGCGGCCGCTCTCGCCGGCCACTTCACCGATCTGGCGCCACCCTTGAACGCTCGCCAGGCACACCTCGAAGCCTCGCGCTGCCTGTATTGCTACGACGCGCCGTGCGTGAACGCCTGCCCGAGCGAGATCGATATTCCGTCGTTCATTCGCAACATTCATCAGGAAAACGTTCAAGGTGCCGCGCACAAAATCCTCTCGGCGAACATCCTCGGCGGCAGTTGCGCCCGGGTGTGCCCGACTGAAATTCTTTGCCAGCAAGCCTGCGTGCGTAACAACGAGCAAGAATGCGCTCCGGTGTTAATCGGCCTGTTGCAGCGGTACGCCGTGGATAATGCACACTTCACCGAACACCCGTTCCAGCGCGCCGCCGCGACCGGCAAACGCATCGCAGTGGTCGGCGCGGGCCCGGCGGGTTTGTCCTGCGCCCATCGCAGTGCAATGCACGGCCATGACGTGGTGATTTTCGAAGCACGGGAAAAGGCTGGCGGGCTCAACGAGTACGGGATCGCCAAATACAAGCTGGTGGACGATTACGCACAGAAGGAGCTTGAGTTCCTGATGCAGATTGGCGGGATCGAAATCCGTCACGGCCAAAAACTCGGCGAGAACCTGACCTTGAGCGAGCTGCATCAGCAATACGACGCCGTGTTCCTTGGCCTCGGTCTGGCCGCCAGCAAACAATTGGGCATGCCCCACGAGGATGCACCCGGGCTGCTCGCCGCCACCGATTACATCCGCGAACTGCGCCAGTCCGATGACCTGACGCAACTGCCGTTGGCCGATCGCTGCATCGTGCTCGGTGCGGGCAACACCGCCGTCGACATGGCCGTGCAAATGGCTCGCCTCGGCGCGCGTGACGTCAATCTGGTGTACCGCCGTGGCGTTGAAGAGATGGGCGCCACCGGCCACGAACAGGACATCGCCAAGGCCAATCAGGTGCGTTTGCTGACCTGGGCCCAGCCTGAAGAAGTGCTGCTCGATGCCCAAGGCAACGTGCGCGGCATGCGCTTCGCCCGTACGCATTCCATCGAAGGCCGCCTACAAACCACCGGCGAAACCTTCGAACTGGCCGCTGACGCGATCTTCAAAGCCATCGGCCAGGCCTTCGACGCCAGCGCCCTCGTCGACCCGCTGGCCCGCGAACTCAAACGTCAGGGTGAGCGGATTCAGGTGGATGAAAACCTTCGCACCAGCATTCCCGGCGTGTATGCCGGTGGTGACTGCACCAGCCTCGATCAAGACCTCACCGTGCAAGCAGTGCAGCACGGCAAACGGGCCGCCGAGGCCATCAACGCTCAACTGATGCTCAACGTGGAGGCTGCGTAA
- the preA gene encoding NAD-dependent dihydropyrimidine dehydrogenase subunit PreA, producing the protein MADLSIVFAGIKAPNPFWLASAPPTDKAYNVVRAFEAGWGGVVWKTLGEDPAAVNVSSRYSAHFGANREVVGFNNIELITDRSLEINLREITQVKKDWPDRALIVSLMVPCVEESWKFILPLVEATGADGIELNFGCPHGMPERGMGAAVGQVPEYVEQVTRWCKTYCSLPVIVKLTPNITDIRVAARAAHRGGADAVSLINTINSITSVNLERMVANPTVGSQSTHGGYCGSAVKPIALNMVAEIARDPQTQGLPISGIGGIGSWRDAAEFIALGSGSVQVCTAAMLHGFRIVEEMKDGLSRWMDSQGYASIADFSGRAVGNTTDWKYLDINYQVIAKIDQQACIGCGRCHIACEDTSHQAIASLKQADGTHKYEVIDDECVGCNLCQITCPVEDCIEMVPIENGKPFLDWNHDPRNPYHVAV; encoded by the coding sequence ATGGCCGATCTCTCGATTGTCTTCGCCGGCATCAAAGCCCCTAACCCATTCTGGCTGGCCTCCGCGCCGCCGACCGACAAGGCCTATAACGTGGTTCGCGCTTTCGAGGCGGGCTGGGGCGGCGTGGTCTGGAAAACCCTGGGTGAAGACCCGGCGGCGGTCAACGTATCGTCACGCTACTCAGCGCACTTCGGCGCCAACCGTGAAGTGGTGGGCTTCAACAACATCGAGCTGATCACCGACCGTTCGCTGGAAATCAACCTGCGGGAAATCACCCAGGTAAAAAAGGACTGGCCGGACCGCGCGCTGATCGTTTCGCTGATGGTGCCCTGCGTCGAAGAGTCGTGGAAATTCATCCTGCCGCTGGTGGAAGCCACTGGCGCCGACGGCATCGAGCTGAACTTCGGTTGCCCGCACGGCATGCCGGAACGCGGCATGGGGGCGGCGGTCGGTCAGGTGCCCGAATACGTCGAGCAGGTCACCCGCTGGTGCAAGACCTATTGCTCGCTGCCGGTGATCGTCAAGCTCACGCCGAACATCACCGACATCCGCGTTGCGGCCAGAGCAGCCCATCGAGGCGGTGCCGATGCGGTGTCGTTGATCAACACCATCAACTCGATCACCAGCGTCAATCTGGAGCGCATGGTCGCCAATCCAACCGTGGGCAGCCAAAGCACCCACGGCGGTTATTGCGGCTCGGCGGTGAAGCCGATTGCGTTGAACATGGTCGCCGAAATAGCCCGCGACCCACAGACCCAAGGCCTGCCAATCTCCGGCATTGGCGGGATTGGCAGCTGGCGTGATGCGGCGGAGTTCATCGCTCTGGGCAGTGGCTCGGTGCAAGTGTGCACCGCGGCGATGCTCCATGGTTTTCGCATTGTCGAAGAGATGAAGGACGGTTTGTCACGCTGGATGGACAGTCAGGGCTACGCCAGCATCGCGGATTTTTCCGGGCGGGCGGTGGGCAACACCACGGACTGGAAGTACCTGGACATCAACTATCAGGTGATCGCCAAGATTGATCAGCAGGCATGCATTGGTTGTGGTCGCTGCCACATTGCTTGTGAAGACACCTCACACCAGGCGATTGCCAGCCTGAAACAGGCGGACGGTACGCATAAGTACGAAGTGATCGATGACGAGTGCGTGGGCTGCAACCTGTGCCAGATCACCTGCCCGGTGGAGGATTGCATCGAGATGGTGCCTATCGAGAATGGCAAGCCGTTCCTGGACTGGAATCATGATCCGAGGAATCCCTACCACGTTGCCGTTTGA
- a CDS encoding TetR/AcrR family transcriptional regulator, which produces MGNHKIEIRRSNVEKILLGAEKVFAEKGFGGTAMADIAAEVQLPRSNLHYYFSTKSELYSAVLLGLLEVWKQDALCFEMFDDPRVVLSSYIRAKMNHSRSRPYGSKVWANEIIHGAPTLGEKLDVSLYDWAKMKEAKIRQWVEDKRILAVEPSSLLYMIWASTQHYADFDHQVNILNDHQPLSDMQFERAVQTVTSVILRGIGLEP; this is translated from the coding sequence ATGGGCAATCACAAGATCGAAATTCGTCGCAGTAATGTCGAGAAAATTCTGTTGGGAGCCGAAAAGGTTTTCGCCGAAAAAGGCTTCGGTGGCACCGCCATGGCCGATATTGCCGCCGAAGTGCAACTGCCTCGTTCCAACCTGCATTACTACTTCAGCACCAAGAGTGAGTTGTACAGCGCCGTGTTGCTGGGCTTGCTGGAAGTGTGGAAGCAGGACGCACTGTGCTTCGAGATGTTCGACGACCCGCGCGTGGTGCTCAGCAGCTACATCCGCGCCAAGATGAATCACTCCCGCAGCCGGCCTTATGGCTCCAAAGTCTGGGCCAACGAAATCATCCATGGCGCGCCGACCCTGGGCGAGAAGCTGGACGTGAGCCTGTATGACTGGGCCAAGATGAAGGAAGCGAAGATCCGCCAGTGGGTCGAAGACAAACGCATCCTGGCGGTGGAACCTTCAAGCCTGCTGTACATGATCTGGGCCTCGACCCAGCATTACGCCGACTTTGATCATCAGGTGAATATTCTCAATGATCATCAGCCGCTGTCGGACATGCAGTTCGAACGGGCGGTGCAGACGGTGACGAGTGTGATATTGCGCGGGATCGGGTTGGAGCCTTGA
- the copC gene encoding copper homeostasis periplasmic binding protein CopC: protein MLFKKALATTALLGSLLAASSVWAHAHLKDQTPAANSTVSAPSELRLVFSEGVEATFTKVTISKDGADVPVKSLATEGSDKKTLIVTPAAPLAPGAYKVEWHAVSVDTHKSEGAYSFKVGQ from the coding sequence ATGCTGTTCAAGAAAGCCCTGGCCACCACCGCCCTGCTCGGCTCGCTGCTGGCCGCTTCGTCGGTATGGGCCCATGCCCATCTGAAAGACCAGACCCCGGCGGCGAACAGCACCGTGAGCGCGCCATCGGAGCTGCGACTGGTGTTTTCCGAAGGAGTCGAAGCGACGTTCACCAAGGTCACGATCAGCAAGGACGGTGCCGATGTGCCGGTCAAAAGCCTGGCCACCGAAGGCAGTGACAAGAAAACCCTGATCGTCACCCCAGCGGCCCCTCTGGCGCCAGGCGCCTACAAAGTCGAATGGCACGCGGTATCGGTCGACACCCACAAAAGCGAAGGCGCCTACAGCTTCAAGGTCGGCCAGTAA
- the copD gene encoding copper homeostasis membrane protein CopD, giving the protein MTSAMVLCRFLHFTVVLMLFGAGVFKPLLLGPGNAFDQPLLRVTRLLATVALLSGVGWLLLITASMAGAWDAAFDPSTLRLVLGSTFFGQVWRWHLLLNALLVALLLTPWRSCAPLRLGLASLLLATLAPVGHGAMLDGLQGQLLILNQLVHLTCVGIWLGGLMLLVMILRQPTGLAINPILRRFSGVGYGLVAGLLITGLINVRVLTGQFWPTPLLAGFALILLIKVLLVAIMLGLALFNRLQVKDCEQRLATLRLSVIIEWLLGIGAVAAVSLLGTMPPMIAS; this is encoded by the coding sequence ATGACGAGCGCGATGGTGCTGTGCCGCTTTTTGCATTTCACCGTGGTGCTGATGCTGTTCGGGGCCGGGGTGTTCAAACCGCTGCTTTTAGGGCCTGGCAACGCATTCGATCAGCCACTGTTGCGAGTGACCCGCCTGCTCGCGACAGTGGCTTTGCTCAGTGGCGTCGGCTGGCTGCTGCTGATCACCGCCAGCATGGCTGGAGCGTGGGACGCGGCATTCGATCCGTCGACCCTGCGGCTGGTACTGGGCAGCACGTTTTTCGGCCAGGTGTGGCGCTGGCATCTGCTGCTCAATGCCTTGCTGGTGGCGCTGCTACTGACGCCCTGGCGCTCTTGCGCGCCGCTGCGTCTGGGCCTTGCAAGTCTGCTGTTGGCCACCTTGGCCCCGGTCGGCCATGGCGCCATGCTCGATGGCCTCCAGGGTCAGTTGCTGATCCTCAACCAACTCGTTCACTTGACCTGTGTCGGCATCTGGCTCGGCGGGTTGATGCTGTTGGTGATGATCCTGCGGCAACCGACGGGCCTTGCGATCAATCCGATATTGCGCCGCTTCAGCGGTGTCGGTTACGGGTTGGTGGCGGGATTGCTGATCACCGGGCTGATCAATGTGCGGGTCCTTACCGGGCAGTTTTGGCCGACACCCTTGCTGGCGGGGTTCGCGCTCATCCTGCTGATCAAGGTGCTGCTGGTGGCCATCATGCTGGGGCTGGCGTTGTTCAATCGACTGCAGGTCAAGGATTGCGAACAGCGCCTGGCAACGCTGAGATTGAGCGTGATCATCGAATGGTTGCTGGGCATTGGCGCAGTGGCCGCCGTATCCCTGCTGGGCACCATGCCCCCGATGATTGCAAGCTGA
- a CDS encoding OprD family porin: MSKLVRNSSVCTPRLTFIRRHTLSLIGCSSLAALALPMTSHAEGFADDAKATLNLRNAYFNRNYTNPAYPQGKAEEWTQNFILDARSGYTQGTVGFGMDVLGLYSQKLDGGKGTGGTQLLPIGSDGRPADNFGRLGVALKSKISKTELKVGEWMPVLPILRSDDGRSLPQTFRGGQVTSTEISGLTLYGGQFRQNSPRNDASMENMFMNGKSAAINSDRFNFGGGEYAFNDKHTQVGVWYAELSDIYQQQYFNLSHSQPMGDWTLGANLGYFIGKEDGSALAGDLDNKTAFALLSAKYGGNTFYVGLQKLTGDSVWMRVNGTSGGTLANDSYNSSYDNAREKSWQVRHDYNFVALGVPGLTLMNRYISGDNVHTGAITDGKEWGRETELAYTVQSGALKNLNVKWRNATIRKNFSTNEFDENRVFISYPISLL, encoded by the coding sequence GTGAGCAAGCTCGTCCGCAATTCCTCCGTCTGCACCCCGCGCCTCACCTTCATCCGCCGTCATACGCTGAGCCTGATCGGTTGCAGCAGCCTGGCCGCCCTCGCGCTGCCCATGACCAGCCACGCAGAAGGTTTTGCCGATGACGCCAAGGCCACGCTCAATCTGCGAAACGCCTACTTCAATCGCAACTACACCAACCCGGCCTATCCGCAGGGCAAGGCTGAAGAGTGGACGCAAAACTTCATCCTCGACGCCAGGTCCGGGTACACCCAGGGCACTGTAGGTTTCGGCATGGACGTGCTGGGCCTGTACTCGCAAAAACTCGACGGCGGTAAAGGCACCGGTGGTACCCAGCTGCTGCCGATCGGTAGCGACGGGCGCCCTGCCGACAACTTCGGCCGTCTGGGCGTGGCGCTGAAAAGCAAAATCTCGAAAACCGAATTGAAGGTCGGCGAATGGATGCCGGTGTTGCCGATCCTGCGCTCCGACGACGGTCGTTCGCTGCCACAGACCTTCCGTGGCGGCCAGGTGACGTCTACCGAAATCAGTGGCCTGACGCTCTACGGCGGCCAGTTCCGCCAGAACAGCCCACGCAACGATGCGAGCATGGAAAACATGTTCATGAACGGCAAATCGGCGGCCATCAACTCGGACCGCTTCAACTTCGGCGGCGGTGAATACGCATTCAACGACAAGCACACCCAGGTCGGCGTCTGGTACGCAGAGCTCAGCGACATTTATCAGCAGCAGTATTTCAACCTGAGCCACAGTCAACCAATGGGCGACTGGACCCTGGGCGCCAACCTCGGCTACTTCATCGGCAAGGAAGATGGCAGCGCCCTGGCCGGCGACCTCGACAACAAAACCGCCTTCGCCCTGCTCTCGGCCAAATACGGCGGCAACACCTTCTATGTCGGCCTGCAAAAGCTGACGGGCGACTCGGTCTGGATGCGCGTCAACGGCACCAGTGGCGGCACGCTGGCCAACGACAGCTACAACTCCAGCTATGACAACGCCCGGGAAAAATCCTGGCAGGTGCGGCATGACTACAACTTCGTGGCACTCGGCGTTCCGGGCCTGACCTTGATGAACCGCTACATCAGCGGCGATAACGTGCACACCGGGGCCATCACCGATGGCAAGGAATGGGGCCGCGAAACGGAACTGGCCTACACCGTGCAAAGCGGCGCGCTGAAAAACCTCAACGTCAAATGGCGCAATGCAACCATCCGCAAAAACTTCAGCACCAACGAGTTCGACGAAAACCGCGTCTTCATCAGCTATCCGATTTCGTTGTTGTAA
- a CDS encoding NAD-dependent epimerase/dehydratase family protein has translation MTATPTPPFNRLLLTGAAGGLGKVLRETMRPCANVIRLSDIVDMAPALDDREEVVICDLSDKQAVHQLVEGVDAILHFGGVSTERSFEEILGANICGVFHIYEAARRHGVKRVIFASSNHVIGFYKQGEIIDAHSPRRPDSYYGLSKSYGEDMASFYFDRYGIETVSIRIGSSFPEPQNRRMLSTWLSFGDLTHLLECALYAPNVGHTVVYGASDNNDVWWDNRYAAGLGYKPQDSSEVFREKVEAQPMPAADDPARVYQGGAFVASGPFGD, from the coding sequence ATGACCGCCACGCCTACTCCCCCTTTCAATCGCCTGCTGCTGACCGGCGCCGCCGGTGGCCTCGGTAAAGTCTTGCGCGAAACGATGCGCCCCTGTGCCAACGTCATTCGCCTGTCGGACATCGTCGACATGGCACCGGCCCTCGATGACCGTGAAGAAGTCGTCATCTGCGACCTCTCGGACAAGCAAGCCGTGCATCAACTGGTCGAAGGCGTAGACGCGATCCTGCACTTTGGTGGCGTATCGACGGAGCGCTCGTTCGAAGAGATCCTCGGCGCCAACATTTGCGGCGTGTTCCACATCTATGAAGCCGCACGTCGCCACGGCGTGAAGCGGGTGATTTTCGCCAGCTCCAACCACGTGATCGGCTTCTACAAGCAGGGCGAAATCATCGACGCCCACTCCCCTCGCCGCCCCGACAGTTACTACGGCTTGTCCAAGTCCTACGGCGAAGACATGGCCAGTTTCTACTTCGATCGCTACGGCATCGAGACCGTCAGCATCCGCATCGGCTCTTCGTTCCCGGAACCGCAAAACCGCCGGATGCTGAGCACCTGGCTGAGCTTCGGCGACCTGACCCACTTGCTCGAATGCGCGCTGTACGCACCGAACGTCGGCCACACCGTGGTCTATGGCGCGTCCGACAACAACGACGTCTGGTGGGACAACCGTTACGCCGCCGGCCTGGGTTACAAGCCTCAGGACAGCTCCGAAGTGTTCCGCGAAAAAGTCGAGGCCCAGCCGATGCCGGCTGCCGATGACCCGGCCAGGGTTTACCAGGGTGGCGCGTTTGTGGCGTCAGGCCCGTTCGGCGACTGA
- a CDS encoding SMP-30/gluconolactonase/LRE family protein, which yields MQAELIVDARNAVGESPVWVPEENALYWVDIPAGGLQRWSADSGHVHAWTAPEMLACITRHSDGGWVAGMESGFFHLHPHNDGSLDSELLAHVDHPRTDMRLNDGRCDRQGRFWAGSMVLNMGANAAEGTLYRYSNGQRGPLAPQLSGFIVPNGLGFSPDGRTMYLSDSHPLVQQIWAFDYDIDNGTPSNRRLFVDMNQFPGRPDGAAVDAEGCYWICANDAGLIHRFTPDGRLDRSLAVPIKKPTMCAFGGSRLDTLFVTSIRPGDDHDQHSLAGGVFALNPGVNGLPEPLFNALP from the coding sequence ATGCAAGCCGAATTGATTGTCGATGCCCGTAACGCCGTCGGTGAAAGCCCGGTCTGGGTCCCCGAGGAAAACGCCCTGTACTGGGTTGATATTCCTGCCGGCGGGCTGCAGCGCTGGAGTGCCGACAGCGGCCATGTACATGCCTGGACCGCGCCGGAAATGCTCGCCTGTATCACCCGTCACAGCGACGGCGGCTGGGTGGCTGGCATGGAAAGCGGCTTCTTTCATTTGCACCCGCACAACGATGGCAGCCTCGACAGTGAACTGCTGGCGCACGTCGACCACCCTCGCACGGACATGCGCCTGAACGACGGACGCTGTGATCGTCAGGGCCGATTCTGGGCCGGCAGCATGGTGCTGAACATGGGCGCCAATGCCGCTGAGGGCACGCTGTACCGCTACAGCAATGGCCAGCGCGGCCCGCTCGCGCCTCAGCTCTCTGGTTTCATCGTGCCCAACGGCCTGGGTTTCAGCCCGGACGGCCGCACGATGTACCTGTCCGATTCCCATCCCTTGGTCCAGCAGATCTGGGCCTTTGATTACGACATCGACAACGGCACACCGTCAAACCGCCGGCTGTTCGTCGACATGAATCAGTTCCCAGGACGCCCCGACGGCGCCGCAGTGGATGCCGAAGGCTGCTATTGGATTTGCGCCAACGATGCTGGACTGATTCACCGTTTCACCCCGGATGGCCGACTGGACCGTTCCCTCGCCGTCCCCATAAAAAAACCCACCATGTGCGCCTTCGGTGGCAGTCGACTGGACACGCTGTTCGTGACCTCGATCCGCCCTGGCGACGACCATGATCAACACTCACTGGCCGGTGGGGTGTTCGCCCTCAATCCCGGCGTCAACGGTTTACCGGAACCGCTTTTCAACGCTTTACCTTGA